From a single Maylandia zebra isolate NMK-2024a linkage group LG3, Mzebra_GT3a, whole genome shotgun sequence genomic region:
- the taf6l gene encoding TAF6-like RNA polymerase II p300/CBP-associated factor-associated factor 65 kDa subunit 6L isoform X1, which yields MADREERRFAEVSRESVRLMAEGAGVELGDDVAALLAEDVCYRLREATQSSSQFMRHAKRRKLTVEDFNRALRWSNVEAICGYGAQDALPFRSVKEGELFFVEDRDVNLVELALATNIPKGCAETMVRVNVSYLDGKGNLEPQGTVPTAVQSLSDDLLKYYQQITRAILGEDPHLMKVALLDLQSNSKIAALLPYFVYVISGVKSVSHDLEQLNRLMHMVKSLVQNPYLYLGSYVRSLVSSVMYCILEPLAASINPLNDHWTLRDYAALLLSHIFWTHGDLVSGLYHQIVLSLQKVLSDPVRPLCSHYGAVVGLHALGWKAVERVLFPHLPAYWANLQAVLDDYSVSNAQVKADGHKVYGAILVAVERLLKMKALSLSQSAEGHSGAHPGSVVGAASYRVNSPGLSPPPEPLSEAALGIASHLQVGGAGCHWEEWTPVPLPAMYCELYSFFGDSLAVRFSTGPGFGTHSPCTPSQLSNSRKEPPGPASNLDTTRKMPQLTANLNISPRQDGSPRTDPPPPSLSGTGSVRAVPRASSMQRSKSSSSCSRQRSAGLSREVFPKARFTSPQTTPPAFSFLIGGRQMGQRCQGRRPFQTMFATTPPVSAVPPRTYAHKLPVIGRVGKPVRRWTCSHYSLHLPL from the exons ATGGCGGACCGGGAGGAGCGCCGGTTCGCCGAGGTTTCCCGGGAGTCTGTCAGACTGATGGCGGAGGGCGCAGGTGTGGAGCTCGGTGATGATGTGGCGGCTCTGCTGGCCGAGGACGTGTGTTACCGACTCAGGGAGGCCACGCAG AGCAGCTCTCAGTTTATGAGACACGCCAAGAGGAGGAAGCTGACGGTGGAGGACTTCAACAGAGCTCTGCGCTGGAGCAACGTGGAG GCCATCTGCGGCTATGGAGCCCAGGATGCGCTGCCTTTCCGTTCAGTGAAAGAAGGCGAGCTCTTCTTTGTTGAGGATCGGGACGTCAATCTGGTCGAGCTGGCCCTGGCTACCAACATCCCCAAAGGCTGTGCTGAGACCATGGTGCGAG TCAATGTGTCATACCTGGATGGTAAAGGTAACCTGGAGCCTCAGGGTACAG TTCCTACAGCAGTACAGTCTCTGTCAGATGACTTACTGAAGTACTACCAGCAGATCACAAGGGCCATCTTAGGAGAGGACCCGCATCTCATGAAG gtggcTCTGCTGGACCTCCAGTCTAACTCCAAGATTGCAGCCCTGCTTCCGTACTTTGTTTATGTCATCAGTGGA GTAAAGTCGGTAAGCCACGACCTGGAGCAGCTTAACAGACTAATGCACATGGTGAAGAGCCTGGTCCAGAATCCCTACCTGTACCTGGGCTCGTATGTACGCAGCCTGGTCTCCAGTGTCATGTACTGCATCCTAGAGCCACTGGCAGCCTCCATCAACCCACTCAACGACCACTGGACTCTCAGGGACTACGCTGCCCTGCTCCTCAGCCACATCTTTTg GACTCATGGTGATCTGGTAAGTGGTCTCTACCACCAGATCGTGCTGTCGCTCCAGAaggttctgtctgacccagtgaGACCACTGTGCTCCCACTATGGAGCTGTTGTGGGCCTTCATGCTTTGGGATGGAAG GCTGTCGAGCGCGTCCTCTTTCCACACCTTCCTGCGTACTGGGCCAACCTCCAGGCTGTGTTAGATGATTACTCTGTGTCCAACGCCCAGGTGAAAGCTGACGGACACAAGGTCTACGGAGCCATCCTG GTGGCAGTGGAGCGCCTGCTAAAGATGAAGGCGCTGTCTCTGTCGCAGTCAGCAGAGGGACACTCCGGTGCTCATCCGGGTTCTGTGGTGGGAGCTGCGAGCTACAGGGTGAACTCTCCGGGACTCAGCCCACCTCCAGAGCCTCTGTCAGAAGCTGCCCTTGGAATTGCCAGCCACCTCCAGGTGGGTGGGGCCGGCTGTCACTGGGAGGAGTGGACCCCCGTCCCTCTCCCCGCCATGTACTGTGAGCTTTACTCCTTCTTCGGCGACAGCCTGGCTGTCCGCTTTAGCACAGGACCAGGATTTGGCACCCACTCGCCCTGCACTCCATCCCAGCTTAGTAACTCCAGGAAGGAACCTCCCGGCCCCGCCTCCAACCTCGACACCACCCGGAAGATGCCACAGCTCACCGCCAACCTCAACATCAGCCCCAGGCAGGACGGGAGTCCGCGCACCGATCCACCTCCGCCGAGTCTTTCAGGCACAGGGTCAGTTAG GGCTGTGCCTCGTGCCTCGTCTATGCAGCGCTCCAAATCCTCCTCATCATGTTCACGCCAACGTTCAGCTGGTCTGTCTCGTGAAGTGTTCCCCAAAGCTCGCTTCACCTCACCTCAGACCACACCTCCTGCATTTTCCTTTCTTATTGGTGGGCGGCAAATGGGCCAGCGTTGTCAAGGCCGCCGCCCTTTCCAGACAATGTTTGCAACAACTCCGCCTGTTTCTGCTGT
- the taf6l gene encoding TAF6-like RNA polymerase II p300/CBP-associated factor-associated factor 65 kDa subunit 6L isoform X2, producing MADREERRFAEVSRESVRLMAEGAGVELGDDVAALLAEDVCYRLREATQSSSQFMRHAKRRKLTVEDFNRALRWSNVEAICGYGAQDALPFRSVKEGELFFVEDRDVNLVELALATNIPKGCAETMVRVNVSYLDGKGNLEPQGTVPTAVQSLSDDLLKYYQQITRAILGEDPHLMKVALLDLQSNSKIAALLPYFVYVISGVKSVSHDLEQLNRLMHMVKSLVQNPYLYLGSYVRSLVSSVMYCILEPLAASINPLNDHWTLRDYAALLLSHIFWTHGDLVSGLYHQIVLSLQKVLSDPVRPLCSHYGAVVGLHALGWKAVERVLFPHLPAYWANLQAVLDDYSVSNAQVKADGHKVYGAILVAVERLLKMKALSLSQSAEGHSGAHPGSVVGAASYRVNSPGLSPPPEPLSEAALGIASHLQVGGAGCHWEEWTPVPLPAMYCELYSFFGDSLAVRFSTGPGFGTHSPCTPSQLSNSRKEPPGPASNLDTTRKMPQLTANLNISPRQDGSPRTDPPPPSLSGTGAVPRASSMQRSKSSSSCSRQRSAGLSREVFPKARFTSPQTTPPAFSFLIGGRQMGQRCQGRRPFQTMFATTPPVSAVPPRTYAHKLPVIGRVGKPVRRWTCSHYSLHLPL from the exons ATGGCGGACCGGGAGGAGCGCCGGTTCGCCGAGGTTTCCCGGGAGTCTGTCAGACTGATGGCGGAGGGCGCAGGTGTGGAGCTCGGTGATGATGTGGCGGCTCTGCTGGCCGAGGACGTGTGTTACCGACTCAGGGAGGCCACGCAG AGCAGCTCTCAGTTTATGAGACACGCCAAGAGGAGGAAGCTGACGGTGGAGGACTTCAACAGAGCTCTGCGCTGGAGCAACGTGGAG GCCATCTGCGGCTATGGAGCCCAGGATGCGCTGCCTTTCCGTTCAGTGAAAGAAGGCGAGCTCTTCTTTGTTGAGGATCGGGACGTCAATCTGGTCGAGCTGGCCCTGGCTACCAACATCCCCAAAGGCTGTGCTGAGACCATGGTGCGAG TCAATGTGTCATACCTGGATGGTAAAGGTAACCTGGAGCCTCAGGGTACAG TTCCTACAGCAGTACAGTCTCTGTCAGATGACTTACTGAAGTACTACCAGCAGATCACAAGGGCCATCTTAGGAGAGGACCCGCATCTCATGAAG gtggcTCTGCTGGACCTCCAGTCTAACTCCAAGATTGCAGCCCTGCTTCCGTACTTTGTTTATGTCATCAGTGGA GTAAAGTCGGTAAGCCACGACCTGGAGCAGCTTAACAGACTAATGCACATGGTGAAGAGCCTGGTCCAGAATCCCTACCTGTACCTGGGCTCGTATGTACGCAGCCTGGTCTCCAGTGTCATGTACTGCATCCTAGAGCCACTGGCAGCCTCCATCAACCCACTCAACGACCACTGGACTCTCAGGGACTACGCTGCCCTGCTCCTCAGCCACATCTTTTg GACTCATGGTGATCTGGTAAGTGGTCTCTACCACCAGATCGTGCTGTCGCTCCAGAaggttctgtctgacccagtgaGACCACTGTGCTCCCACTATGGAGCTGTTGTGGGCCTTCATGCTTTGGGATGGAAG GCTGTCGAGCGCGTCCTCTTTCCACACCTTCCTGCGTACTGGGCCAACCTCCAGGCTGTGTTAGATGATTACTCTGTGTCCAACGCCCAGGTGAAAGCTGACGGACACAAGGTCTACGGAGCCATCCTG GTGGCAGTGGAGCGCCTGCTAAAGATGAAGGCGCTGTCTCTGTCGCAGTCAGCAGAGGGACACTCCGGTGCTCATCCGGGTTCTGTGGTGGGAGCTGCGAGCTACAGGGTGAACTCTCCGGGACTCAGCCCACCTCCAGAGCCTCTGTCAGAAGCTGCCCTTGGAATTGCCAGCCACCTCCAGGTGGGTGGGGCCGGCTGTCACTGGGAGGAGTGGACCCCCGTCCCTCTCCCCGCCATGTACTGTGAGCTTTACTCCTTCTTCGGCGACAGCCTGGCTGTCCGCTTTAGCACAGGACCAGGATTTGGCACCCACTCGCCCTGCACTCCATCCCAGCTTAGTAACTCCAGGAAGGAACCTCCCGGCCCCGCCTCCAACCTCGACACCACCCGGAAGATGCCACAGCTCACCGCCAACCTCAACATCAGCCCCAGGCAGGACGGGAGTCCGCGCACCGATCCACCTCCGCCGAGTCTTTCAGGCACAGG GGCTGTGCCTCGTGCCTCGTCTATGCAGCGCTCCAAATCCTCCTCATCATGTTCACGCCAACGTTCAGCTGGTCTGTCTCGTGAAGTGTTCCCCAAAGCTCGCTTCACCTCACCTCAGACCACACCTCCTGCATTTTCCTTTCTTATTGGTGGGCGGCAAATGGGCCAGCGTTGTCAAGGCCGCCGCCCTTTCCAGACAATGTTTGCAACAACTCCGCCTGTTTCTGCTGT